One stretch of Fictibacillus sp. b24 DNA includes these proteins:
- a CDS encoding RNA polymerase sigma factor, giving the protein MGRPSDYELYQKVQEENKEALEMLYDRYEKLLFSFSYKMLKQKELAEEAVQDVFMKLWRKNGIYSEDKGKFSSWILTVTRNACIDLIRKQQKNEVEILEKDLDYERTESIEETVTWNEEREVLKQAVSTLTEEQQDIVDMFYFKGYSQSDIAERKNLPLGTVKGRIRLALKHLKKIYAERGDKYGTENVR; this is encoded by the coding sequence ATGGGTAGACCTTCTGATTACGAACTATATCAAAAGGTTCAGGAAGAAAATAAAGAAGCCCTTGAAATGCTCTATGATCGATACGAAAAGCTATTGTTTTCTTTTTCATATAAAATGTTGAAACAAAAAGAGTTAGCTGAAGAAGCGGTTCAGGACGTTTTTATGAAACTGTGGCGAAAAAATGGAATCTATTCAGAGGATAAAGGGAAGTTTTCTTCATGGATTTTAACAGTAACAAGAAATGCCTGCATCGACTTAATACGGAAACAGCAGAAAAATGAAGTTGAAATACTTGAAAAAGATTTAGATTATGAACGTACAGAAAGCATAGAAGAGACTGTAACTTGGAACGAAGAAAGAGAAGTATTGAAACAGGCCGTTTCCACCTTAACGGAAGAGCAGCAAGATATTGTAGATATGTTCTATTTTAAAGGGTATTCTCAATCAGATATCGCTGAACGAAAGAATCTTCCACTGGGAACGGTAAAAGGCAGGATACGCTTAGCGCTGAAACACTTAAAAAAGATTTATGCAGAGAGGGGGGATAAATATGGAACAGAAAATGTGCGATAA
- the motB gene encoding flagellar motor protein MotB produces the protein MAKKKKHHEEHVDESWLIPYADMLTLLLALFIVLFAMSEIDAQKFKQMASAFRNEFTSGTGVMEEQAPIPTPDSTPIPDALKEVISKEEKDRLEEAKKELEALEELEKKINAYIQANQLTSSLQTKLTENGLLITILDNALFDSGSATVKPGSREIGKKLSDLLVTTPPRNIVIAGHTDNVPISTSTFQSNWELSAFRGINFMRVLLENPGLKPNQVSASGYGEYRPKADNKTAEGRGKNRRVEVLVLPNVSLQAVK, from the coding sequence TTGGCTAAAAAGAAAAAGCATCATGAGGAGCATGTGGACGAATCCTGGCTCATCCCTTATGCCGACATGCTTACGTTATTATTAGCGCTATTCATTGTTCTATTTGCGATGAGTGAGATCGATGCTCAAAAGTTTAAGCAAATGGCCAGTGCATTCCGAAATGAATTTACTAGCGGTACCGGCGTCATGGAAGAACAGGCACCAATTCCTACACCTGACTCCACTCCGATACCTGATGCTTTAAAAGAAGTAATATCTAAGGAAGAAAAAGATCGTCTTGAAGAAGCGAAAAAAGAACTGGAAGCTTTAGAAGAACTGGAGAAAAAAATCAATGCTTACATCCAAGCGAATCAACTAACCTCCAGTCTGCAAACAAAACTGACAGAGAACGGATTATTGATTACCATTTTAGACAATGCTTTATTCGATTCGGGAAGTGCGACCGTTAAACCTGGTTCAAGGGAGATCGGCAAGAAGCTATCAGATCTCCTCGTTACCACGCCCCCAAGAAACATTGTTATTGCAGGCCACACGGACAACGTGCCGATCAGTACGTCTACCTTTCAATCCAACTGGGAGCTGAGCGCGTTCAGAGGAATCAACTTCATGCGGGTCCTATTGGAGAATCCAGGTTTGAAGCCCAACCAAGTGAGCGCAAGCGGCTATGGCGAGTATCGTCCAAAAGCAGATAATAAAACAGCGGAAGGCCGTGGCAAGAACCGCCGCGTTGAAGTACTCGTGCTGCCTAATGTAAGCCTGCAAGCAGTGAAGTAG
- a CDS encoding anti-sigma factor domain-containing protein encodes MEQKMCDNLLDYYNGILEDKEKEAFERHLKECSACQEEWAEWQELTADLPYLSEEADPPVGMKERILASVTADQDSMSNKPKPIIKTDSSRKEITPAYNRKPQTWMTGLLAAGLLLSLGTNAYLYNENNKNEQVIQEQINKTFKTVQLASEETKSTGVASMVQENETMKLVVHTHNLTQVKGTETYQVWLIEGDKQYRAGTFTPDENGNGAVVFPVTFEGEHQWDAVAISHEPTPNSKKPKGTIVMASNL; translated from the coding sequence ATGGAACAGAAAATGTGCGATAATCTGCTCGATTATTATAACGGAATATTAGAAGATAAAGAGAAGGAAGCATTTGAACGCCACTTAAAAGAATGCAGTGCTTGCCAGGAAGAATGGGCTGAATGGCAAGAGCTAACAGCAGATCTTCCATATTTATCAGAAGAGGCAGACCCTCCAGTTGGTATGAAAGAACGTATATTAGCAAGTGTAACTGCGGATCAAGATTCAATGTCAAATAAGCCCAAGCCAATCATCAAGACTGATAGCTCTAGAAAGGAAATCACACCTGCTTATAACAGAAAACCACAAACATGGATGACTGGGCTTCTAGCCGCTGGACTTCTTTTATCATTAGGCACGAACGCTTATTTATATAATGAGAACAACAAAAATGAGCAAGTCATTCAAGAACAGATCAATAAAACATTCAAGACCGTACAGCTAGCTTCAGAAGAAACAAAGTCAACAGGTGTCGCTTCAATGGTACAAGAAAATGAGACCATGAAACTTGTCGTTCACACCCACAACTTAACCCAAGTTAAAGGAACTGAAACGTATCAAGTTTGGCTGATCGAAGGAGATAAACAATACAGAGCTGGAACATTTACACCTGATGAAAATGGCAATGGTGCAGTTGTTTTCCCAGTAACGTTTGAAGGTGAACATCAGTGGGATGCTGTCGCGATCTCTCATGAACCTACTCCAAACAGCAAAAAACCTAAAGGCACTATTGTAATGGCTTCTAACTTATAA
- the motA gene encoding flagellar motor stator protein MotA, producing MDRTSLIGVIVGIVAVGVGMVLKGVSPISLLNPAALLIIFAGTAATILIAFPLNEIKKIPALFKILFQEQKLIDMKDLITIFIEWATIARKEGLLALEPKAEEVDDPFLQQGIKMIVDGQPPEFIKDVLMKDLETMEDRHASSATIFTQAGTYAPTLGVLGAVVGLVAALSNMADITALGKAISAAFIATLFGIFSGYVLWHPFANKLKRKSKKEVMIKEIMIEGLLSIQDGTSPKILEEKLLTYIPTSERDQYKAGGSVG from the coding sequence ATGGATCGCACAAGCTTAATTGGGGTCATTGTAGGCATTGTAGCCGTTGGGGTCGGGATGGTATTAAAAGGGGTCAGTCCGATTTCTCTGCTGAATCCAGCAGCATTGCTGATCATCTTTGCAGGGACCGCTGCAACCATACTTATTGCATTTCCACTGAATGAAATCAAAAAAATACCTGCACTTTTTAAGATTTTATTTCAAGAACAAAAACTTATTGATATGAAAGATCTAATCACCATTTTTATTGAATGGGCTACGATTGCCCGTAAAGAAGGCTTACTTGCATTAGAGCCAAAAGCAGAAGAAGTGGATGACCCTTTTTTACAGCAAGGAATCAAAATGATCGTAGACGGTCAGCCGCCAGAATTTATTAAAGACGTTCTGATGAAGGACCTTGAAACGATGGAAGATCGACATGCAAGCAGCGCTACCATTTTCACGCAAGCTGGTACATATGCTCCAACACTAGGTGTTCTAGGTGCAGTAGTAGGATTAGTAGCAGCACTCAGCAACATGGCCGATATTACTGCACTGGGTAAAGCCATTTCTGCTGCATTTATCGCAACGCTTTTCGGTATTTTTTCCGGATACGTGTTATGGCACCCTTTCGCTAATAAATTGAAGCGCAAGTCAAAAAAAGAAGTCATGATCAAAGAGATCATGATTGAAGGTTTGTTATCCATTCAAGATGGAACTTCTCCAAAAATTTTAGAAGAAAAACTGTTAACGTATATTCCGACTAGCGAACGCGATCAATACAAAGCGGGTGGTTCTGTTGGCTAA
- a CDS encoding GntR family transcriptional regulator — translation MILNLDPRSNTPIWEQVVHQIKELILKEILLPEDKLPSVRELSATLLINPNTVSKAYQELERQGIIETLRGKGTYVSASIIPRADDQKITELKQQLKQLMIEASYLGIDNQTLLKWLEKYSEELGGKNGHAESK, via the coding sequence ATGATTTTAAATTTAGATCCCCGAAGCAATACTCCCATTTGGGAACAAGTTGTCCATCAGATCAAGGAACTGATATTGAAGGAAATTTTGTTACCAGAAGATAAATTGCCTTCGGTAAGAGAGCTATCAGCTACATTATTAATCAATCCAAATACAGTGAGCAAAGCCTATCAAGAATTAGAGCGCCAAGGAATTATTGAAACGTTGCGCGGAAAAGGAACATACGTATCAGCTTCGATCATACCAAGAGCAGATGACCAGAAGATAACTGAACTTAAGCAACAGCTCAAACAGCTAATGATTGAAGCTTCCTATTTGGGCATCGACAACCAAACGTTATTAAAATGGCTAGAGAAATATTCAGAAGAGCTTGGAGGGAAAAACGGTCATGCTGAAAGTAAGTAA
- a CDS encoding M48 family metallopeptidase, whose protein sequence is MKKSFVFVLGFAIYAGLMWFYLFQGADSALPVHLKGSAADPAVFMTDRELELSTDFSRIKDFIYFISVPLEWLIYLFVLGFGLSKWFRKASSGLTKFSIVHTGIYVLLLSFASWVLTFPLRYYSFTVSKSFNISVQSFHSWMRDGLVDFWISWLLTTVMVAVMYWLIKKYEKRWWLYAWLLSIPFTVFMYFIQPVVIDPLYNKFYPLQDEVLKDKILDIAERADIPAENVYEVNMSEKTNALNAYVNGIGSNLRIVLWDTTLNKLTDNQVLFVMAHEIGHYVMNHLYWNLISSIVLSFLGLWLGNIIYRKWIDKYGKSWGIKGAGDLAALPALLLIFSLLSFAVSPVENAVSRKAERDADLYAIQMTNDSKAAVGAFQELATVSLSEVNPPKIVKWFLYGHPTMLERIHFLDSYKTTKMTE, encoded by the coding sequence TTGAAAAAATCGTTCGTGTTTGTACTCGGCTTTGCGATATACGCTGGATTGATGTGGTTTTATCTTTTTCAAGGAGCAGACTCAGCATTGCCTGTTCACTTGAAGGGATCTGCTGCAGATCCAGCTGTATTTATGACTGACCGGGAACTGGAGCTAAGTACAGACTTTTCAAGAATAAAAGATTTTATATACTTTATTTCCGTTCCGCTTGAGTGGTTAATTTACCTGTTTGTTCTAGGATTTGGTCTTTCTAAGTGGTTCCGCAAAGCATCTAGTGGATTAACGAAGTTTTCCATCGTTCATACAGGAATTTATGTGCTTCTTCTTTCATTTGCTAGCTGGGTACTAACTTTTCCGCTGCGCTATTATAGTTTTACAGTCTCAAAAAGCTTCAATATATCTGTGCAATCGTTCCATAGCTGGATGAGAGACGGACTTGTGGATTTCTGGATCAGCTGGCTTTTGACAACCGTGATGGTAGCAGTGATGTACTGGCTCATTAAGAAATACGAAAAAAGATGGTGGCTATACGCTTGGCTGCTATCCATTCCATTTACCGTATTTATGTACTTTATTCAGCCAGTGGTGATTGATCCGCTTTATAATAAATTTTATCCGCTGCAGGATGAAGTGTTAAAAGACAAGATTCTGGATATTGCAGAAAGAGCAGACATTCCTGCAGAGAATGTATATGAAGTGAACATGTCAGAAAAAACGAACGCTCTTAATGCCTATGTAAATGGGATCGGTTCAAATTTAAGGATCGTTCTTTGGGACACAACGCTCAATAAGTTAACCGATAACCAAGTGTTGTTTGTAATGGCCCACGAGATCGGCCATTATGTGATGAACCATCTTTATTGGAATTTGATATCGTCAATCGTCCTTTCGTTTTTAGGGCTGTGGCTTGGAAATATAATCTATCGAAAATGGATAGATAAGTATGGAAAGTCATGGGGAATAAAAGGAGCAGGGGATTTAGCTGCATTGCCCGCATTGCTTTTGATTTTTTCGTTGTTGAGTTTTGCCGTGTCTCCTGTAGAGAATGCCGTGTCTCGAAAAGCGGAACGTGATGCAGATTTGTATGCCATTCAGATGACAAACGATTCGAAAGCCGCGGTAGGTGCTTTTCAAGAACTTGCGACAGTCAGTTTAAGTGAAGTGAACCCGCCTAAAATCGTGAAGTGGTTTTTATATGGCCACCCGACCATGTTAGAGCGCATTCATTTCTTAGATAGCTATAAAACGACTAAAATGACTGAATAA
- a CDS encoding HAD family hydrolase yields the protein MKHIIDEAKLLIFDLDGTLYEDTDHFDYYCRLLQQRVPDEKKQAFWDTYENMKNGKHPVAIGKVYDIQNDASVTVDPMTLQVTKVSSFDGQEWPDEKIKKEFSGELVYDFERLIAIGDGWWLPYATAMHFGLKQADTWECYNATKEYMVTNQFELTKTPGLKQALKRLRGEKKLVLLTNSEKEDVNRLLKELQLDGLFHRLYTEGEKPLKTKEKMQAILDEFEIQPHEAVSIGDNFINEIAPALLMGLKAIYIQPNRIEVEHDNLHIVPTLANAL from the coding sequence GTGAAACACATAATTGATGAAGCAAAGCTGCTCATATTCGATCTTGACGGAACTTTATATGAGGATACAGATCATTTTGATTATTACTGCCGTTTGCTGCAACAAAGGGTACCTGATGAGAAGAAGCAAGCCTTTTGGGATACATATGAGAACATGAAAAATGGTAAACACCCTGTTGCTATCGGAAAAGTGTATGATATCCAAAACGATGCGAGTGTCACGGTTGATCCTATGACGCTTCAAGTGACGAAGGTGTCGTCATTTGACGGTCAAGAGTGGCCAGATGAAAAGATCAAAAAAGAATTCTCAGGTGAACTGGTTTATGATTTTGAACGATTGATTGCAATAGGAGATGGCTGGTGGCTTCCTTATGCAACTGCGATGCACTTCGGATTAAAGCAAGCTGACACGTGGGAGTGCTACAACGCAACAAAAGAATATATGGTAACCAATCAGTTTGAACTGACGAAAACACCTGGACTCAAACAGGCATTAAAACGCTTGAGGGGCGAAAAAAAATTAGTCCTTTTAACAAACAGTGAGAAAGAAGACGTTAACCGTTTATTAAAAGAGCTGCAGCTGGATGGCCTGTTTCATCGTTTATATACAGAAGGTGAAAAACCGCTTAAGACAAAAGAAAAGATGCAAGCCATTTTAGACGAATTTGAAATACAGCCTCATGAAGCCGTATCGATTGGTGATAATTTTATTAACGAAATTGCACCAGCACTTCTCATGGGGCTAAAGGCTATTTATATTCAGCCAAACCGTATCGAGGTAGAGCATGACAACTTGCATATCGTACCAACACTTGCTAATGCTCTGTAA